One part of the Dyadobacter sp. 676 genome encodes these proteins:
- a CDS encoding porin family protein → MLIKLPYILALASLLALPAGSAAQTDDKLTFHARAGVAVGGATPIGMPASIRKIESYDPGFLPSLEAGLGYRFSRKFGVAAAIRFEQKGMTTEARVKGYYTTFNEGSNGDHDSVTGYFTGDVETKVRNRYLTVPLHLTYQPAGRFVLKAGGFVSLSVSKRFTGSARDGYLRNETPVGEREDIDVASYDFSGNVRRIDAGAEIGADCHFASRLYASANLSYALTPLMERHFKSIGFGLHNIYLNLGIGYRFH, encoded by the coding sequence ATGCTGATAAAACTCCCCTATATCCTTGCGCTGGCGTCTCTACTGGCTTTACCAGCCGGGTCGGCGGCCCAGACTGACGACAAGCTGACGTTCCATGCCCGTGCGGGTGTGGCCGTGGGCGGGGCTACGCCCATCGGTATGCCGGCCTCGATTCGCAAAATAGAATCCTACGATCCCGGTTTCCTGCCGAGCCTTGAAGCTGGCCTGGGCTACCGGTTTTCCCGGAAATTCGGCGTGGCCGCGGCAATCCGGTTCGAACAAAAGGGAATGACCACGGAGGCACGGGTCAAGGGCTATTACACCACTTTCAACGAAGGCAGCAATGGGGACCATGACAGCGTAACGGGCTATTTTACGGGAGATGTGGAAACGAAAGTCAGAAACCGTTACCTCACTGTCCCCCTCCATTTAACTTACCAACCGGCGGGCCGTTTTGTGTTGAAAGCGGGGGGATTCGTATCGCTGTCGGTAAGCAAGCGCTTCACGGGCAGCGCGCGCGACGGATACCTGCGCAACGAAACACCCGTCGGCGAACGGGAGGATATCGATGTCGCTTCCTACGATTTTTCGGGCAATGTGCGCCGGATCGATGCAGGTGCTGAAATCGGGGCCGACTGCCATTTTGCTTCGCGACTATACGCCTCGGCCAATCTCAGTTATGCACTGACACCACTCATGGAACGGCATTTTAAAAGCATCGGCTTCGGCCTGCACAACATTTATCTTAATCTCGGAATCGGATACCGGTTTCACTGA
- a CDS encoding carboxymuconolactone decarboxylase family protein gives MKTISVPAREQVGPQSQEIFDTISQRIGRVPNLYATMGYSSHALKAMLDFEDTLTHSVFSAREREAVYLTVSQVNGCEYCLAAHSILARKRGYSNEEIINFRKGFATDPRLNTAIQLAKAIVENKGKADEAVRDAFFDAGYDEAALMELAALATLRTFTNYAYALTKIPLDFPAVEEI, from the coding sequence ATGAAAACCATTTCCGTTCCCGCGCGCGAGCAGGTTGGCCCGCAATCACAGGAAATTTTCGATACGATCTCCCAAAGAATAGGTAGGGTCCCCAATCTGTACGCGACGATGGGCTATTCGTCCCATGCACTGAAAGCGATGCTCGATTTTGAGGACACTCTTACCCACAGCGTGTTCTCCGCCAGGGAAAGGGAGGCTGTTTATCTCACGGTGTCGCAGGTGAATGGCTGCGAATATTGCCTGGCCGCGCACAGTATTCTCGCGAGAAAAAGGGGGTATTCCAATGAAGAAATTATAAACTTCCGCAAAGGATTTGCCACAGATCCCAGGCTGAATACCGCCATTCAACTCGCCAAAGCCATCGTAGAAAACAAAGGGAAAGCCGATGAAGCGGTCAGGGACGCGTTTTTCGACGCCGGTTACGACGAGGCAGCCCTGATGGAGCTTGCCGCATTGGCGACCTTGCGCACTTTTACGAACTATGCCTACGCGCTGACGAAGATTCCGCTTGATTTCCCCGCAGTCGAAGAGATCTGA
- a CDS encoding PQQ-dependent sugar dehydrogenase encodes MRKAIYIFFAGAAAIVAPFRSEAQQSPVETKKANSEYKPAFNGQTRIGSVSTKSAYEGKVITSALERPWGITSLPDGRFLVTEKGGTMRIVSTTGTVGKAISGVPKVNSDGQGGLLGLCIDPDFPKNRMVYWAFSEPLSEGNITSVAKGKLSADEARLENVTVIYRATPAYKGNLHYGGRVIFSKDGNLFLSTGERSDLVTRPQAQDINSGLGKIIRITRDGKPAAGNPFAGKPNARPELYSYGHRNVQGIAINPVTGELWETEFGPRGGDELNRIVPGKNYGWPTITYGIEYSGDKIGAAIQQKEGLEQPVYYWDPVISPSGITFYSGKQIPEWKNNLFISSLSGMHVCRLVIEGNKVTGEERLLSGENQRFRDITEGKDGALYAVTDQGRLYRIGKK; translated from the coding sequence ATGAGAAAAGCAATTTACATCTTTTTTGCGGGGGCGGCAGCCATTGTGGCGCCGTTCCGATCCGAAGCGCAGCAATCCCCGGTTGAAACCAAGAAGGCTAATTCGGAGTATAAGCCGGCCTTCAATGGACAAACACGCATAGGAAGCGTTTCCACCAAGTCTGCCTACGAGGGCAAAGTCATCACTTCCGCATTGGAAAGGCCATGGGGTATTACCTCGCTTCCGGACGGCCGGTTCCTTGTGACGGAGAAAGGCGGTACAATGCGCATCGTCTCGACGACCGGCACTGTGGGTAAAGCGATTAGCGGTGTGCCAAAAGTAAACAGTGATGGCCAGGGCGGTTTGCTCGGGCTTTGTATCGATCCGGACTTCCCGAAAAACAGGATGGTTTACTGGGCTTTTTCCGAACCGCTTTCCGAGGGAAATATAACATCGGTCGCCAAAGGCAAACTGTCGGCTGACGAGGCCCGGCTGGAAAATGTGACGGTCATTTACCGTGCTACGCCCGCTTACAAAGGCAACCTGCATTACGGAGGAAGGGTGATTTTTTCAAAGGACGGTAATTTGTTTTTGTCGACGGGCGAGCGGTCCGACCTCGTTACCCGGCCGCAGGCGCAGGATATCAATTCGGGTTTAGGTAAAATAATCCGCATTACCCGCGACGGAAAACCGGCGGCGGGGAACCCCTTTGCGGGAAAGCCCAATGCGCGCCCGGAACTGTATTCGTACGGCCACCGGAATGTACAGGGGATTGCCATCAACCCGGTTACCGGCGAATTGTGGGAGACGGAATTTGGTCCGAGGGGCGGCGACGAGCTGAACCGCATCGTACCCGGCAAAAACTACGGATGGCCTACCATTACGTACGGGATCGAGTACAGCGGCGATAAGATCGGCGCGGCTATTCAGCAAAAGGAGGGACTGGAGCAGCCGGTTTATTACTGGGACCCTGTCATTTCGCCGAGCGGTATCACGTTTTACAGCGGAAAACAGATTCCCGAATGGAAAAATAACCTGTTCATTTCTTCGCTTAGCGGCATGCATGTGTGCCGCCTGGTGATTGAGGGCAACAAAGTTACCGGCGAAGAACGGCTCCTCTCCGGCGAGAACCAGCGTTTCCGCGACATTACCGAAGGCAAGGACGGCGCGCTTTACGCCGTAACCGATCAGGGAAGGTTGTACCGGATAGGTAAAAAGTAA
- a CDS encoding FAD-dependent monooxygenase, whose translation MHDVIISGAGPVGLLLACELALAQCSVLILEKNESPHSPLKRLPFGIRGLSAPSIDALYRRGLLNGLEIHKRIKSPHAGNGKPGPAQAGHFAGITIYEENIDTSRWTLRLPGPAGTHLLSEMEELETILARRAASLGVEIRRGLAITGLEQSRDSVTVHSDGQSFACRWLVGCDGARSVVRKAGGFEFEGTEPTFTGYSTRIEVADPEKLRPGRNITPAGMYLQSQPGYIIMQDFDNGAFHHSKAPVTAAHIQEVLRRISGTDVTVTALHLAVTWTDRARQATTYRNGRVLLAGDAAHIHSPLGGQGLNLGLGDAMNLGWKLAATIRGKAPAGLLDSYTIERHPVGAQVLDWSRAQVAIMTPDPHARALRTVVSDLLDTTDGATYVAGRLWGISNRYELGGSHPLTGRSVPDFEFQDGKRIGEFMHDGRAILLDFDGNTSLRTLADEYDGQIGYISANAKDRPATDALLIRPDGIIAWAAGDDAGRDDIEKAADRWFVRSLPARKVAGGRFP comes from the coding sequence ATGCACGACGTAATCATCTCCGGTGCGGGTCCTGTGGGCCTGTTGCTCGCCTGTGAACTGGCCCTGGCCCAATGTTCCGTTTTGATTCTTGAAAAAAATGAAAGCCCGCATTCGCCCTTGAAGCGGCTCCCGTTCGGGATACGCGGCCTTTCGGCGCCAAGCATCGACGCATTGTACCGCCGCGGTCTGCTGAATGGGCTGGAAATACATAAACGCATCAAAAGTCCGCACGCAGGCAACGGAAAGCCAGGTCCGGCCCAGGCGGGCCACTTTGCCGGTATTACCATTTATGAAGAAAACATAGATACCTCCCGCTGGACGCTCCGGCTGCCCGGCCCCGCCGGCACACATCTGCTTTCGGAAATGGAGGAGCTGGAAACGATACTGGCCCGCCGCGCAGCGAGTCTTGGTGTGGAAATCAGACGCGGGCTTGCAATTACCGGCCTCGAACAATCTCGGGACAGCGTGACAGTGCATTCGGACGGGCAATCGTTTGCCTGCCGATGGCTTGTGGGCTGCGATGGCGCGCGCAGCGTGGTCCGGAAAGCAGGCGGCTTCGAATTTGAGGGGACCGAACCGACATTTACCGGCTATTCGACCCGAATTGAGGTTGCCGACCCCGAAAAACTGAGGCCAGGCCGAAATATAACGCCCGCAGGCATGTACCTGCAATCGCAACCGGGTTATATAATCATGCAGGATTTTGACAACGGCGCTTTTCACCATTCAAAAGCGCCGGTAACAGCCGCACATATACAGGAAGTACTGCGCCGCATATCCGGCACCGACGTCACGGTAACGGCGCTGCATCTTGCGGTCACCTGGACCGACCGCGCGCGCCAGGCCACTACCTACCGCAACGGGCGCGTCCTTCTGGCAGGCGATGCGGCGCATATCCATTCGCCGCTTGGCGGCCAGGGACTCAACCTCGGCTTGGGCGATGCCATGAACCTCGGCTGGAAGCTCGCCGCAACGATCCGGGGCAAGGCCCCGGCGGGCCTTTTGGATAGCTACACCATCGAAAGGCACCCCGTTGGCGCACAGGTTCTGGACTGGTCGCGGGCGCAGGTTGCGATCATGACGCCCGACCCGCACGCACGTGCGTTACGCACGGTCGTAAGCGACTTGCTGGATACCACCGATGGCGCCACTTACGTTGCCGGAAGGTTGTGGGGGATTTCCAACCGCTACGAGCTCGGCGGCAGCCATCCGCTCACCGGCCGCAGCGTTCCCGATTTCGAGTTTCAAGACGGGAAAAGAATCGGTGAGTTTATGCACGACGGCCGGGCTATACTCCTTGATTTTGACGGAAATACTTCCCTACGCACACTGGCGGACGAATATGACGGGCAGATCGGGTACATTTCGGCCAATGCGAAAGACCGGCCCGCCACCGATGCCCTGCTGATACGTCCCGACGGCATCATTGCCTGGGCCGCAGGCGATGACGCCGGTCGCGACGACATCGAAAAAGCAGCCGACCGCTGGTTCGTCCGCAGTTTACCGGCCCGTAAAGTCGCAGGCGGCCGGTTTCCCTAA
- a CDS encoding PCMD domain-containing protein has protein sequence MKNVILPAFVGAMLALYGCIKPEAENMEADILAMTLPDSVLISPPSITNTSITAFVNFAKLDIKAVSPQFTLTEGATIQPASGTPQDFSKPVTYVVTSEDGHWKKEYRISLLQNTAPDNFPFENWAVNPDGNYYTPYELVDGEHQNIWASGNSGYSLIAPEKKPEAYPTQRTTEATQGQYAAYLETKSTGSLGALVGMPIAPGNLFLGSFDASKALTAPLEATIFGIPFNKKPLRLTGSYKYTSGGPVTDKTGKPVVPERQDLCDIYAVFFKASADKPHLNGANVLTDPSVVAIAQLASGAPTPGPGYHAFDLAFNYKSEINQADLAAFAYKIAVVFTSSKNGAVFEGATGSKLYVDNVKVVTQ, from the coding sequence ATGAAGAATGTAATACTACCGGCTTTTGTGGGCGCAATGCTGGCCTTGTACGGGTGCATCAAACCGGAAGCGGAAAACATGGAGGCCGATATCCTTGCGATGACGTTACCCGATTCCGTACTGATCTCTCCCCCTTCCATTACCAATACCAGCATTACCGCCTTCGTTAATTTCGCCAAACTCGATATCAAGGCAGTTTCGCCACAATTTACCCTGACGGAAGGCGCCACGATCCAACCCGCTTCGGGCACCCCGCAGGACTTCTCCAAACCGGTCACTTACGTGGTGACGTCCGAAGACGGCCATTGGAAAAAAGAATACCGCATTAGCTTGCTGCAAAATACGGCTCCCGATAATTTTCCTTTCGAAAACTGGGCTGTTAACCCCGATGGCAATTATTATACACCCTATGAATTGGTCGATGGCGAGCACCAGAACATATGGGCGTCTGGCAATAGCGGTTATTCGCTGATCGCACCCGAGAAAAAGCCCGAAGCATACCCTACCCAGCGTACCACCGAGGCCACCCAGGGGCAGTACGCTGCCTACCTCGAAACCAAATCTACCGGCTCGCTCGGAGCGCTGGTGGGAATGCCTATTGCACCCGGCAACCTGTTTCTCGGTAGTTTTGATGCGTCAAAGGCCCTGACGGCGCCGCTGGAAGCAACTATTTTCGGCATTCCATTCAATAAGAAACCGTTACGGCTCACCGGCTCTTACAAATACACATCCGGCGGGCCTGTTACGGACAAAACGGGCAAACCCGTCGTCCCCGAGCGGCAGGACCTTTGCGATATTTACGCGGTATTCTTCAAGGCATCTGCCGACAAACCGCATCTGAACGGCGCCAATGTGCTTACCGATCCGAGCGTGGTTGCCATCGCGCAACTCGCATCCGGCGCCCCCACCCCCGGCCCGGGCTATCATGCCTTCGACCTCGCATTTAACTACAAATCGGAAATTAACCAAGCGGACCTGGCCGCATTCGCATACAAAATCGCGGTTGTTTTTACGTCGAGCAAGAATGGCGCGGTGTTCGAAGGGGCGACCGGCAGCAAGCTGTACGTCGACAACGTGAAGGTCGTAACGCAATAG
- a CDS encoding helix-turn-helix domain-containing protein, translating into MQHQEFEPPEALQDAIKCFWYDDRDLGKAQTAFRVIPDGYAEIIFHFGSELHISSDTNLYPLPSPFMVGLLDRPAVFSSRNRLEIIGIRCFPWAVFDLLGLPAGKDGVRVFEHPVARLHSNLEKLVGTGKIHEAVSQVEQYFTDLRSRVTVDGMLSKAGTAMRQTNGTLPVSRVAAAAHATVRTLERNFKQSSGHTVKDVSALMRFEQVRNRLWHDPDSGIAALAYELGYADQSHLSREFKRYTGTTPAAFARNARKARLALNQDFVAFVQA; encoded by the coding sequence ATGCAGCACCAGGAATTTGAACCGCCGGAAGCCTTACAGGACGCCATTAAATGCTTTTGGTACGACGATCGCGACCTCGGAAAGGCGCAGACGGCCTTCCGGGTAATCCCCGATGGCTATGCCGAGATCATCTTTCACTTCGGAAGCGAACTGCATATTTCTTCCGATACAAACCTATACCCGTTGCCTTCCCCCTTTATGGTGGGACTGCTCGACCGGCCTGCGGTATTTTCTTCGAGAAACCGGCTGGAAATCATAGGCATCAGATGCTTTCCGTGGGCTGTGTTCGATCTGCTCGGCCTACCCGCCGGCAAAGATGGCGTCCGTGTTTTCGAGCATCCCGTCGCCCGCCTGCATTCCAACCTCGAAAAATTAGTCGGCACAGGTAAAATCCACGAGGCGGTGTCACAAGTGGAGCAGTACTTTACGGACCTGCGTTCCCGGGTTACTGTCGACGGCATGCTGTCCAAAGCGGGGACCGCAATGCGGCAGACAAACGGCACCTTGCCTGTCAGCCGGGTAGCGGCCGCAGCCCACGCGACGGTACGCACACTGGAAAGGAATTTCAAGCAATCGTCCGGTCATACGGTAAAAGACGTCTCGGCACTGATGCGTTTCGAGCAGGTACGAAACCGTTTATGGCACGATCCCGATTCCGGCATCGCCGCCCTGGCGTATGAGCTGGGTTATGCCGATCAATCTCATTTGAGCAGGGAATTCAAGCGTTATACCGGCACCACTCCCGCGGCATTCGCACGAAACGCCCGGAAAGCAAGACTCGCCTTGAACCAGGATTTTGTCGCATTTGTACAAGCCTGA